In one window of uncultured Acetobacteroides sp. DNA:
- a CDS encoding FdtA/QdtA family cupin domain-containing protein codes for MGHSKIIDLPKIIDIRGNLSFIEQTRHIPFEIKRAYWIYDVPGGEVRGSHAYKFNEEFIVALSGSFDVVLHDGENEYRYHLNRSYYGLYIPKMMWRRIENFSTNSFSLILSSTSYNKSDYIRDFNAFKMNLNE; via the coding sequence ATGGGACACTCTAAAATCATTGATTTGCCAAAAATAATAGATATCCGGGGGAATCTATCATTTATAGAACAGACAAGGCATATACCATTTGAAATAAAAAGAGCTTATTGGATATATGATGTTCCTGGAGGAGAAGTTAGAGGGAGTCATGCTTACAAGTTTAATGAAGAGTTTATAGTAGCGTTATCGGGAAGTTTTGACGTTGTTTTACATGATGGGGAAAATGAATATCGATATCATTTAAATAGATCCTATTATGGTTTATATATACCAAAAATGATGTGGAGACGAATTGAAAATTTTTCAACCAATTCTTTCTCTTTAATCCTTTCATCTACATCTTATAATAAAAGTGATTATATACGAGATTTTAATGCATTTAAAATGAATTTAAATGAGTAA
- a CDS encoding FdtA/QdtA family cupin domain-containing protein produces the protein MSKTSAFDCSILEFSKHHSDSKGNITVVENSYSIPFDIKRVYYLYDIPGGESRGAHAHKELQQLIVAASGSFDVILDDGNIRRSFTLNRPYQGLLMVPGIWRELVNFSSGSVCLVMASMEYLESDYIRDYDEFIKFKAL, from the coding sequence ATGAGTAAAACATCTGCATTTGATTGTTCTATACTAGAATTCAGCAAGCATCATAGCGATAGTAAGGGTAATATTACTGTAGTAGAAAATTCGTATAGCATACCATTTGATATAAAGAGAGTTTACTATTTATACGATATTCCAGGTGGTGAATCTCGAGGAGCACATGCACATAAAGAGTTACAGCAGTTAATCGTTGCTGCAAGTGGTAGTTTTGATGTTATTCTTGATGACGGAAATATTCGACGTTCCTTTACATTAAATCGGCCCTATCAGGGTTTATTAATGGTTCCGGGAATATGGAGAGAACTTGTAAATTTTTCTTCGGGTTCTGTGTGTTTAGTAATGGCTTCGATGGAATATTTAGAAAGTGACTATATTAGAGATTACGATGAGTTCATCAAATTCAAAGCACTATGA